The genomic window CGAGGCGATCCGCGCCGAGCTGCCCGGCATCCTCGTCGTCGGCGGCGGTCCCGGAACCGGCAAGACCGCGGTCGCGCTGCACCGCGCCGCCTACCTCCTCTACACGCACCGGCGCCGGCTCGCCTCACAAGGCGTGCTGCTCATCGGGCCGAGCCCGGTGTTCCTCCGCTACATCGAGCAGGTGCTGCCGTCGCTCGGCGAGCAGGACGTGCAGCTCTCGACGCTCGCGGGGCTCAAGCCGCAGCTCGACGCACGGCGTCGCGACCCTCGCCCCGTCGCCGCGCTCAAGGGCGACGGACGCATGGCGAAGATCATCGCGAAGGCAGTGAGCGATCGGCAGCGCCCGCTGCCGCGTGACCTGAACTTCGTGATCGACGGCCTGCGCGTCACCTTGCGCCGCGACGACTCCGCGCGCGTCGTGCACGGCGCCCGCCGCCAGCGCGGTACCCACAACGAACGCCGGCGCAGTGTGGTGCGGCGCACGATCGACATGCTCGTCGCGCGCTACAAGACCGCGGCGATCCGCGCGTACCAGGAAGCGCGCGTCGACAACGGGAGCGCGAGCCTGACGCTCTTCGGCGGATCGCGGGGCGCGATCAGCGGGCCCGATCCGTTGATCGGCCGCGCGCTGTCCGAAGGCGATCCGCTGCCCGAAGGGTGGGAGAAGGATCTCGGCGAGCGCATCCGCCGCCGCCCGGAGGTTCGCGAGGCGCTCGATCGCATGTGGCCGGTGATCTCCGGCCCGGAGCTCGTGAACGATCTCCTGGGGTTCCGCGCGCTCGTGCGCTCCGCGGCTTCCGGAATCCTCGATGCCGACGAGCAGGACCGCTTGCACCGCCCCCGCGCGGCCGACGTCGCGCACGCATCGTGGACCGACTCCGACGTCGCGGTCATCGACGAGGCCGACGCGCTGCTCGGCCCGGTCGAAGCCGCGCGTCCGCGCTCCCGGCGCCGACGCGGGCACGACGCCGAGGCCCTCGAGACTGCGCAGGGCGTCGTCGCCGAGCTCGGTCTCAGTCGTTCGATCAGCGGCGCGAGCCTGCTCGCGCGCTACGGCGAGAACGGCGACGGTGAGCCGAGCGATCTCCCGGAGCCGCGCGTGTTCGGGCACGTGCTCGTCGACGAGGCGCAGGACCTCAACGCGATGCAGTGGCGGATGCTGTCGCGGCGATGCCCGTCGGGATCGATGACGCTCGTCGGCGATCCTGCGCAGGCGAGCCGCGCCGCCGCGGTCGCGGATTGGGATTCGATCCTGGCGCTGCTGCCGCGGCACACCCCGCCGCGAGCGACGACCCTCACCGTCAACTACCGCACGCCGAGCGAGATCATGGACGTCGCCAACCGTCTGCTCGCGGCGGCGGCGCCGACGGTCGAGCCGTCACGATCGGTGCGCAGCACTGGTGAGCGACCGCAGTTCGTCGCGGTCGCGGCGAACGAGCTCGTGGCGCGGGCCGCGGAGGTTGCGGCCGAAGCGTCGGACCGCGGCGGCAAGGTCGCGCTCATCGCACCCACTGCGTGCCACGCGGATCTCGTCGACCGGCTCGCGGCGCGCGGCGCGGCGTCGGACCCCGCAGTCGCGCTCGACGCGCCGATCGCGGTGCTCGACGCGACCGACGCCAAGGGCCTCGAGTTCGATCACGTCGTCGTCG from Acidimicrobiia bacterium includes these protein-coding regions:
- a CDS encoding UvrD-helicase domain-containing protein, encoding MTEQQVWDPEINSEQAYLDAAYARLESMRGAARQVQDAYSDVRAGGTHQARLERDIAHNITQRRLADLEIGETPLAFGRLDLESGDPYYIGRLAVEDADHSPLVIDWRAPVAEPFYRATAVAPMGVVRRRHFITRHGREIIALDDEVFDRDASESAGLQVSGEGALLGALERDRTGRMGDIVATIQFEQDEAIRAELPGILVVGGGPGTGKTAVALHRAAYLLYTHRRRLASQGVLLIGPSPVFLRYIEQVLPSLGEQDVQLSTLAGLKPQLDARRRDPRPVAALKGDGRMAKIIAKAVSDRQRPLPRDLNFVIDGLRVTLRRDDSARVVHGARRQRGTHNERRRSVVRRTIDMLVARYKTAAIRAYQEARVDNGSASLTLFGGSRGAISGPDPLIGRALSEGDPLPEGWEKDLGERIRRRPEVREALDRMWPVISGPELVNDLLGFRALVRSAASGILDADEQDRLHRPRAADVAHASWTDSDVAVIDEADALLGPVEAARPRSRRRRGHDAEALETAQGVVAELGLSRSISGASLLARYGENGDGEPSDLPEPRVFGHVLVDEAQDLNAMQWRMLSRRCPSGSMTLVGDPAQASRAAAVADWDSILALLPRHTPPRATTLTVNYRTPSEIMDVANRLLAAAAPTVEPSRSVRSTGERPQFVAVAANELVARAAEVAAEASDRGGKVALIAPTACHADLVDRLAARGAASDPAVALDAPIAVLDATDAKGLEFDHVVVVEPAELVQTDRAGLRLLYVTITRATKTLAVVHAQPLPEALDLI